ctcatttttttcttttgaagtttAAGTAAGACTTGCTAGCGGAACTAGAAATTGAGATTTTGTAAAAATGTAAAAAGAGTACTTCTACATTTTTGTAATAGGTTTGGGGGCAAAGTCTAATTTTTTAAGGATATACAtgaaaatatttaatatttgaaGGGGAAATATGGATTTCTAAAAATCTTGGGGGAGAAAGTCTAATTTCCGTGAAATTATAAACAACAACTTTACATTTTGCAACCGACAGCTACCCTTCTCCACCCACCTTTGCATCGGCCACTGCTTAGCATGATGTATCGATTTTTTTTAAGCAATTATCCGGATAGTCGCTAAACTTTGCAAGTGGTAGATTCTTGATCACTCAATTTTTAAAAGTGTGTATTTATCCACTAAATTATGAAAAATGTAAATTGTAAACCTATTTCCACAGTTAAATTTGCCAAATCTGGTTACGTCTTGTGGTTTGTGCAATTCCTAAATTTGGCAGACTTAACGATAAAAATAGATGAAATAGCTTAAAATTTATATTTCTAATAGTTTAGTGGATAAATACATATTCTTAAAAGTTGAGTGGTTAAAACTCCACTATTTGAAAATTTAGTGACTTTTTGGATAATTTGCTCAATTTCTTTATGAATtcgaaacgaaaaaaaaaatgactttACTAGTTTCAAATGTAACCGAACTAAAGAATTAAACatgctttttcttcatttttctaaaaaaaaaataaagaaaaagagcaAGAAACTTTTCTCCCGTATTGTAATACTAGTTAATGATACAAGTTAATGATAGGTCATAAAACTGATTTACTGTAGTTAAGCAATGAAAGTGCGCCATGGTATgattggtttgtttggattgcttcatattttcccaattttatttgcttacatcatctttacaattttcaatacacctttttaggTCAAGAAACCATTTTTTATGTCAAGAAACCATTTTAGGTCAAGAAACCATTTTTttacatcatctttacaattttcaatacacctttttacaaTATGTTTAGGTCAAGAAACCATTTTTTATTCCATCTACCCAATTAATTTGAGGGGAAAATGTAACAGAAACAAGTCAACATGAACTGTTGGTAGGAGGCTGGTATGaagtaaaaaaatgaaatgagagGTCACAATGAATATAACCTTTGTCgtgggaggtaagtgtaattcgCCCAAAAGGAAATGTTGGCAAAGGAATGGCACAAAAGGGGTTGCACCCAAGATTTGGGGAAAATCAAACTTAGCAAAGGTTTTTTACATTAATTAATCTTAAAACCTAATCAATGGCTAATGGACAAGAAAGAAAGCCCTATACAGCATCTTATTCGCCCAAAAGTTTCCATTAATTTGTTTTTCTCCCTCGAAAGCCCAAATCCAAAACCACCAGCTCAAAAGAAGAGAGTTAAAGTTCTTTAAATTATATATTGCTGAAAAGCATGACACCAGAAATTTGATCCAACTTTTGCCTACAAGTATTAATAACTCAACAACTGAGCACATCAGGAGaagaagagggagagagaggatGTCGGACTTGgagttttctctccttgttCTTCCCTCCATCTTGGCTTCACTCCTCTTTTTTCATCTCCTTCTAAGAAGAAACCAAAAATCCTATCATCTTCCACCTGGCAACATGGGCTGGCCTTTACTCGGTGAAAACATTGGCTACTTGAAGCCATATAAAGCTACTACAATAGGAAAATTCATGGAGGAACACATATCAAAGTAGCAactctttcttttatttgtcttttagtATCAATATGTGTCAAGGTTAATACAGCTGACTTGTTAAATTTGTTTCCATGCAGGTATGGGAAAATATACAAGTCCAACTTATTTGGTGAACCAACAATAGTTTCAGCTGATGCTGGACTAAATAGGTTCATTTTACAGAATGAAGGAAGATTGTTTGAGTGCAGCTATCCTAGAAGTATTGGGGGAATTCTTGGAAAGTGGTCGATGTTGGTTTTAGTTGGAGATATGCATAGAAACATGAGGATCATATCTTTGAACTTCTTGAGCAATGCTAGACTTAGAACTCATTTGTTACAAGAGGTTGAAAAGCATACCTTGCTAGTGTTAGGATCTTGGAAGCAGAATTCTGTTATTTGTGCTCAAGATGAAGCAAAAAAAGTAACTCTGCTATATTGATTTTCATACTccgtttcatttttttttttgtagtattTGTATTGGTTTTAATCAGTTCTCTGTTCTCCAAAAAACAAATCAAATCTTCTTTGCAGTTCACGTTCAACTTGATGGCTAAGCATATCATGAGTTTGGATCCTGGAAAGCCAGAGACTGAACAGCTGAAGAAAGAGTACATAACATTTATGAAAGGAGTGGTATCAGCTCCTCTGAATTTTCCAGGAACTGCATATAGAAAAGCGTTGCAGGTGATATATTTCGTACTGGGATTGGTCATCTAAATCCCAATAACTGCTGAATCGCTTTATATTTGCTCATTCTGATGACAGTCTCGATCGACTATCCTTCAATTCATTGAGATAAGAATGGAGGAGAGGATCAAGAACGAGTGCAAAGCGGACGATGATCTACTTGGATGGGTGCTGAAGAACTCTAGTCTCTCTAAAGAGCAAATTCTTGATTTGGTGCTAAGCTTACTCTTTGCTGGACACGAGACTTCATCTGTTTCCATAGCATTAGCCATTTACTTCTTGCAGAGTTGTCCTAAAGCAGTTCAAGAATTAAGAGTGAGCGTCAGATGATCAAATTCTTCATTATCCTTCATTAATTATTTAGTATCatttagattcatcaaaagggAAGCTACCCCGTTGATTACTAAATTCTTGTTTACCAATCCAGGAAGAACATGAAGAAATTGTTAAAGCCAAGAAGCAATCGCAACAGATGGAATTGAACTGGGATGACTACAAAAAGATGGAATTTACCCAATGCGTAAGCTGTCTCTGCTATCTCTCTGCATCACACAATAAATAACATGCTCAGTTAATTAAATTCTATGCTGCTAAAGgtgtctcttttctttttttgggaagGTTGTCAGCGAGACTCTAAGACTAGGCAATGTAGTGAGGTTTCTGCACAGAAAAGCCCTCAGAGATGTACGGTATAGAGGTAGGTGCATTCTGCCCATGCAAGCAAGAGTCATATACTACTAGAGAGTGACAAATCGGTGACCAGAAATCTAATATAACATgttattgaaaattttgttttattgttttgtatgtGACATTTGAATACACAGGATATGACATTCCATGTGGGTGGAAAGTGCTGCCGGTAATTGCAGCCGTGCATTTGGATCCTTCACTTTTTGACCAACCTCAGCATTTCAATCCGTGGAGATGGCAGGTTCGTCAATTTAAGCTGAAAGAGTCAAAAACTGGCTTTTACTTTGatggttttccttttttcatgcCTGGCGTTATAAGCAAATTGAATATATCAACCGCATGTGGATGGGTTGGATGCCAAGTTTTTACCTGGAGGGAGAGTTTAGTGGAGGTTTATAAGCCAGAAAAGCAGCGTCTCGCGTAGCAAAAAAATCCCTAGTCCAAGACAAACACTAAAGATCTAAATGGAAATCGAAGGACAGCAACAAAGAAAACTCCGAACTACTTAACTGGCAAATTTCTTctttggaataaatttttgaGGAGAAGAAATAGAGGGTCctcccttcccccccccccccctactCCAAAGGCATGTGTCCTACAAGGAGTCAAGTTTCACTGTTCTTCAAGTGCATCAATTATTGCACAATTACTATCCCACGACCAAGGAAAATGAGCAGTTCATCCTGCAAAATTGTGTGGATCCATTATTTTGGAAAGATTAGCTTATCTCTAAAacaaaataggaaccctaatatCTCTTTcgaaaacaacaacaacaacaataataataacaacaataaaGAAGGGAGTATACATGGCTTTTTGTTTTAAGTTCTTGAAGCTTCGTAGGGAAGGTAGAAAAAGCAACTCCTCAAATTATTAGCAGTACTGTTATGGCTCTGACAGTGTGGAAGACACGCCATTGAAGTGTATTCATGTTAGCTAGTATCGACCCATAAAAGGATTGCGCATGTTCTATTCCATGTAAAAGAGAAACAGTACATGCATGTTTAATTACATGTGTTAAACGTCCAATCAGAGGTCCATGTATTCAATTGAAGGTACTCCTAGGTTTGAGATCATAAGTTTGAAGGACTTTaggagttgattcttttttgtCCCAAGTAAATTCACAGGGTTTTGCAGGCCCTTTTGGAAGACAAGTTTAAAACTTATGCTGTGCTACTCATGTAAGTACTGCTACAATATCATATCTCCAAAGTTCTAATCTTGAAGAGGCGACCTACCATATCTCCTTTGTCCCAAATGGTGGGATAGGTTAAACGAGCCCAAACGACAAGAAGAAAACACACTCAAGTAGTATTTGGTTTCTACAGGATTTTAACGTATTTATTTTGGTAGTACACaatttactctctctctctctctctctctctctctatatatatatatcctacatatatatacacacacataaatATCTCATCTGATCTCTACTCTTTTTCCAATTAGAAGAAGTTAGCGAAGATTTACCCGACATGCTTACACACCCACCGTAAGACCATAATCTGCCCTGTTTGAGCCGTTGACTCACTCGATTGGTCAATTTTTAGTAATCAATTAGTTGCAAGAAGTGCTAAGttttattgaagaaaaataCAGGTTAATTAAGAATCCTTAAAATTAAAATCTGCGGGCAGTACTACTAGACGAGTAGAGTGGATAAGTTCGGTCATGTGCATGGCCTATAGActatagaagaagaagaagaagaagaagaagaagaggcaTAGGGGGTCCAAAAGAACATTCCATCAAAGCCGTTTGTTTGGTTGGCAACACGGTATCATCTCTCTCTCATggtgcccaaaaaaaaaaaaaaatcaaaaatcaaaaagtgGTGGGCACTCTCTCTTGCAATCATAAATGCCTCCAGGGGCTTGGGTCCCACTACATGAACTGTCATGATCGATGTTACAGATGTTTGACATCGTACGGATCATGAGGACCCACCCACCATCTCACACCGTGGATGCGAAGCAGTGTGTAAATTCTCCAGGTAGAATGAAAATGAAGGAGTTTTCCCATTTCTCTCGGGGAGGCCCGAGGCCCGGGGGGCTGATGATTAAAGCCCCCATGTGGATGTGGGGTTTGCACGTGCACGTGCATCGCTGCTTTTCCTGGTGGGTCAGTGCCTTTGCTGGTCCAACCGATTTCCCAGCCCAACAGAGATTTTCTTTCTGCAATTGCAGCCTTTTCTtagaaaaaaaacagaaaagaaattgCGACTAGTTTTCTGATGGGACCATTCCCATGCGGCCtcaacccccccccccaacaaaaaaagGCCTTTAGATCAAACtttcttttatatataaaatagaaaaattgagTGGGAAGGTGCAAGACAAAGAAATATTCCATCTCCAATTATtatcaagaaacaagagaaataTAGAGAGTCGATATTAATACCTTCTCTACTACCTttagggattttacaattctaAAAGAAATGCATATATAGAAAATTGAAGTCTCTGAGGAACTGCTATAAGAACTCTCAAGTAAACGCTAAAAAAAGTTCATCTTTTATTCCCTTCTAATTCCTAGAAATATGGAGATAGATTTTGCACTCTGCACCCTCTTTGAGCTTACTTTAGATCCCTACACTcttttctataatttttttaaatagaaAGTAggctatattttttaaattaatcttatatatattgacaatATATACACACACTAGCAAACGTAGATGCATATCAcatgtttagaattaaaattgaaattgatgTTGATATTAGATGACATGCATGCATCTGTAAAGATTAATCCATGCTTTTTATTCCAATGATTGAATAACAAAACAACTTTTATGGACAAGAGGGTATATAATGAAGATCCAGTGTTTAGAAGAAGTTGAAAGATGATGTCaaaatctctctctcttgaaGTGACATCTATGTTCAATATAAAGTTGGtctagcactttttttttttaattaaaggtagttattaaaaattttgtCGGAGGTAATTTAACAAGGAAATGTAGATAAAATAGTGTACTTTGTAACAATTTAAGAGGGCAATCTAGTTACATGaacaaaatttacgaaactgAGGGTGGAAAAATAGTTTGCTAAATGAAGAATGCTACAAAATTTTAAGTCTATTGTATAATTTTCCAAAACTTGAGGGGGTAATTGTCCACCCTCAAGCAAAGCATGGCTCATGGACTGTATTGCAATATAGTATTTGTTTTCCTAGCAAGAAAATGTCATTCCAttaaaatagaattaaaaaaaaatacagataGAAAACGAACTCTGCAACCTCCTTCCTATAGTCTTAAAGAaatgggaaaagaaagaagttttGCAACTTTGGTCGGCACATTTTTTCAATCAAGCTTGACCATTGGCAGAGTGCACGAGCTAAGTTATAGTGGTGGCTTCCTCCCTCGTTGGCTTGCCTCTGCAAATTATGAATGAATataacccagaaaaaaaaaatgaatattatcATTTAAAGTGCTGATTTTGTGTCGACCTCTTTTtcttattaaataaaaaataacaagaataaaaagCTTCAACTCTTTCATTTGTGGATATCATCTTTCTTCTCCATCGTTTGCAAAATATCCTCAAAGACATGTGTGGCCTTCTCCATTATGAGATGGAGACGTCATTGGAATATTAGTCAGTACATTCTACAATTAATGTTTGGAAGTTCATTTAAATggttacatatatatatatatatatatgacccCTCGTAGAGGAatgtttatatattatattaacaTATACTAATATATGATTAAGTTGCCTATCTCAAAAGGAATGAAATGGCAACAAGAGAACTCACATCACCATTATGAAAAATTAGaactaaatgaagaaaattaaaaGAGTGCTCTTAATTAAAACACAGCTAGGCACAACACCAGTATGCTATTCGTCTAGTTGGTTCAATATATTGTGGTTGCAGGCTGGTGGGGGATCATATGCCGATGGCTCAAGCACGGCGACAAGCAACAAAAACTTCATGCCATTTGGGGGAGGACCACGACTTTGTGCTGGATCTGAATTAGCCAAACTGGAGATGGCAGTTTTCTTGCATCATTTGGTCCTCAACTACCATTGGGAATTAGCTGATGCGGATCAGGCTTTTGCTCTCCCTTTTGTCGACTTCCCAAAAGGCCTGCCCATAAGAGTACAACAACACAAGCCCTTCTGCGTGGAAACCACTCCTACTTCTCCTCCTACGTTTCCCtgcaaaaataattaatatttgaTCATCTCCAAAAGGGACCTCAGGTTCTCACAAGTCATATCTATAGAGGCAACAAAAGGAGTATATTTTTGGAGGCTGGAAGCTAATAAAGGTTGATGGATGGAGCCTCTTGGCATTTTCCAACGGCAAAAATGTAAAAGTGTCTTTGGATTTTTATTTCAAGGTCGGAAGCATGAGAACATCCCAATCCAAGGGACGATGTAGACAAATCCCACTATAAAGATTTTCGTCTTGTATATAGTTTATACAggaccacccccccccccccccccccccccaatccCTGTAAATTGCTGTCCTTTTTCTCATTTTGCCCCTTTCTCATCCTTCGTTCCATATTTTTTCCAAGTAGTAAGTTTTCATTATGTATGTTCAGACAGTAGTAAttaattctttcttcttctttttttcacaaTTACAGCAAGTCATTGAATTGCTACCACACACTTCTTTCTgtgttggttttttctttttgtgggtCAAAATATGCTTCTATATATATAGTAGGAGTATAAGTTTTCCAAAGTTGAAATTACGAGTCCTGGTGTGAAATATTCAAGCTTCAAAATGAAACATGCAGGATGTATCCCTCCCCGAAACCACATAtgattcaaaatgaaacatGCAGGTTCTTCTGGAACCGCATAATTTAATACGCCGCTTCCCGAGAGATTTTGTAACCACCAGATGCGGTGGTTCCTCCAGGATCAGAAAGTCCCCACAAACAGGATCTGATGCTGTGACAATCAGGATTCAGGACACGAAGTTACTATCAGAGTAAATAAGATTCGCTTGggatattattattgttttgtatacaAAGCTacgttataaatataaaatcaaACGTACGTATTATGAcccataaaaaaggaaaaaaaggaaaaaataaataaatgaacttCATCCAACAGTTGGGGCTACCCTCCATTCTATCTGCTCAGTTCCACCATTCGTTGCATCTCTCAAGTCGTCTTCTGGACCATTGCGGCTGATAACAATATCCGCCGATCGAAAAAGATGAGGTTCTCCAGTTCTTTGAAAAAATCTATCTTGCTTTATGTTGAACGAAAAACCCAAAAATCTTCAAAGACGTTTCGACGGAGAACATGCGGACAACTAATGATTTGACAAATTTTGTTACGATATGTTCCAAAATTAACTGGTATGAAGGCAGACGGGTAACCCCATGGCCATGTGCATTTGTTTGTTAGCCAAGAGAACTTCTGTGTCTGGTGGCGGAGGTGTAATTACTCAAGACTGTTAaaggttttttcttttcttcttttttttggggaagGGGGAGGGGATGGGGTGGTTCACTAATCACTCGTAGTTCATTAGAAATTGCATGCGTGAAATTAGTTCTATGgcatataattttcaaaaaaaaactcAGTGTACTCGGCAGCGTCTAGGTGTGTGTTCAGGGACAGCAACCATTGGGCGCCCAAAAAGCCCCGACAGATAGTGGGTCCAAAGCTCCACAAGTGCCCAACTCAAACTACAGCCCAAGTGCCCAACTAAGGGATTGAGAGGTTATCTGCTGGTGCCCTCAGCCACGAAATGTCCATATCCCATTCATGGAACCAAACACCCAATCAAATTGATGGTTGGAGTGGGTCATTTATTTGGGCTGTAACTGCTAGATGAGTAGGGGTGAATGAAAGTCAAGGCAAGTTTGAGCAATGCACTGTTTGAGTTCGAGCCTAACCCGTCAAGCTTTtatttaaaagttgaatttaacTTCGACTTCAATTCACCTTGTTCAAATTTGAGAATCTAATCAAGTTTAACCATCGATTGATTTCAGTCGAGTCTATTCAAACTTATCTAATTGTAaaaattatgtatatatattaatagTTAGAATAGTCTCGTCAAGCCTATCGAATTCGACTCATATGTATTATTGAGCCACTCAAATGTGGTCAAGATCGAGTTCGAGTTAAGCAATCGATCGAACTACTTGCGAGTTTAAGTAATTTGATCAACTTGCAGTTCTAAATGCTGCCACCCAGTCCGCCAGGATCGAGTTCGACctgaaaggttggttgtttattcTTTCGTAGTAGGCAGAGGAAGTCGCTTTGCCTTTGATCACTGATTATCAGTCGCGAAATGGGAGAGTTCTGGTGTTAGTGGTTTAGTGGCGAGGCCATTAGCAGCGTGTCTAATTTTGCCGATCATCGTCCTTCGTGGCTGAGGAAACAGGAGCGCGTCCATTATTCCTCCATTGGTTGGTTTACGTGGAGTACCAGCAGCAGCTAACTTACCAGCGCTGGTTGATGAACTCATGCTGGTCAACCCCGCTGCACCTTCTTCTCCCTTGTTTGGAAATCCGTAAATCTTCTATTGCAATGAGCAAGTTATAAATCTTCTCTCCGCAAAGGAAGAAAGTAaattttggttcattttttgAGCACATTCTTATTAGATTGCTATTATTAAAAGTCTTCGAATATTGTCGAGATTATATACTTCTTCTACTGTGCTTTCCATACTGCTAAAGGCTACTAGCTAGCAATTATGTATAATGCTTATAATTTAATAGCCCAAATTTTCTAAATCAGAATAGGTCACATGATGATTCTCTGGTACTTGAATTGGGATTTCATGCAATGGGGAAGTGAACGATAATCAATGGGTAGCCAGTTGCAGTTTGCTGTTgttaaatagtttttttttttttggctttttgaaATATggataaagaaagaaaatagcaaaactggaaaatgatgGGGTAGTCTGGATAATAAGCCTTCGAAATTTTAACCACTCTTTTTTATCTTATGTACGTCACGTTACAAAAAAATACTAtagtattattttaaataaaattttctaagtaATCTTAAATCCAAACAAAGATTATGTCATATATATTAACCAAATGTACCTGGAAGGTATTAAAGCATGTATGTAACCTGGAAATCAAAGGAATAAAAGCAGGATAAATTATCCGAATTTGTA
The genomic region above belongs to Coffea arabica cultivar ET-39 chromosome 7c, Coffea Arabica ET-39 HiFi, whole genome shotgun sequence and contains:
- the LOC113698998 gene encoding cholesterol 22-monohydroxylase CYP90B51 isoform X2, which produces MSDLEFSLLVLPSILASLLFFHLLLRRNQKSYHLPPGNMGWPLLGENIGYLKPYKATTIGKFMEEHISKYGKIYKSNLFGEPTIVSADAGLNRFILQNEGRLFECSYPRSIGGILGKWSMLVLVGDMHRNMRIISLNFLSNARLRTHLLQEVEKHTLLVLGSWKQNSVICAQDEAKKFTFNLMAKHIMSLDPGKPETEQLKKEYITFMKGVVSAPLNFPGTAYRKALQSRSTILQFIEIRMEERIKNECKADDDLLGWVLKNSSLSKEQILDLVLSLLFAGHETSSVSIALAIYFLQSCPKAVQELREEHEEIVKAKKQSQQMELNWDDYKKMEFTQCVVSETLRLGNVVRFLHRKALRDVRYRGYDIPCGWKVLPVIAAVHLDPSLFDQPQHFNPWRWQRNICYSSSWFNILWLQAGGGSYADGSSTATSNKNFMPFGGGPRLCAGSELAKLEMAVFLHHLVLNYHWELADADQAFALPFVDFPKGLPIRVQQHKPFCVETTPTSPPTFPCKNN
- the LOC113698998 gene encoding cholesterol 22-monohydroxylase CYP90B51 isoform X1 → MSDLEFSLLVLPSILASLLFFHLLLRRNQKSYHLPPGNMGWPLLGENIGYLKPYKATTIGKFMEEHISKYGKIYKSNLFGEPTIVSADAGLNRFILQNEGRLFECSYPRSIGGILGKWSMLVLVGDMHRNMRIISLNFLSNARLRTHLLQEVEKHTLLVLGSWKQNSVICAQDEAKKFTFNLMAKHIMSLDPGKPETEQLKKEYITFMKGVVSAPLNFPGTAYRKALQSRSTILQFIEIRMEERIKNECKADDDLLGWVLKNSSLSKEQILDLVLSLLFAGHETSSVSIALAIYFLQSCPKAVQELREEHEEIVKAKKQSQQMELNWDDYKKMEFTQCVVSETLRLGNVVRFLHRKALRDVRYRGYDIPCGWKVLPVIAAVHLDPSLFDQPQHFNPWRWQAGGGSYADGSSTATSNKNFMPFGGGPRLCAGSELAKLEMAVFLHHLVLNYHWELADADQAFALPFVDFPKGLPIRVQQHKPFCVETTPTSPPTFPCKNN